In Nostoc sp. GT001, a genomic segment contains:
- a CDS encoding cofactor assembly of complex C subunit B, which translates to MDTAILPSTFLLTLLLSVGLFFFIRASTKDRIEIAQLVSEQDEAVLMSQLKEYFRSRSYRVAAVDREQNQVIFEGNVRPSWFLAIFLTLLAATGIVCLSLVTYLLFPSLSTLVLAMVLLSPLSGLFYWKKSGRLEKVSLKVETTQSEQTSSSKITVVAHRDELSELQRTLQLKPGK; encoded by the coding sequence ATGGATACTGCTATTCTGCCATCTACGTTCCTGCTAACCTTGTTGTTATCGGTTGGGCTGTTTTTCTTTATTCGTGCCTCGACTAAAGACCGCATAGAAATAGCGCAACTGGTATCTGAGCAAGATGAAGCTGTTTTAATGTCTCAATTAAAAGAGTACTTTCGATCGCGGTCTTACCGAGTGGCAGCGGTAGACCGAGAACAAAATCAGGTAATTTTTGAAGGTAATGTTCGTCCCAGCTGGTTCTTAGCTATATTTCTAACTTTACTGGCAGCGACTGGGATTGTTTGTCTATCTCTGGTTACATACCTGCTTTTTCCTAGCCTCAGTACCCTTGTTCTGGCGATGGTACTGCTGTCGCCTTTAAGTGGTCTATTTTATTGGAAAAAATCTGGAAGACTTGAGAAGGTGTCGCTCAAAGTAGAAACAACTCAGAGCGAACAAACCTCCTCAAGTAAGATCACTGTAGTCGCCCATCGAGATGAACTCAGCGAGTTGCAGAGGACTCTACAGCTCAAGCCTGGGAAATAA
- a CDS encoding DUF3155 domain-containing protein, which translates to MARRRKRKSRRRQEGRRILEHVPQYSIESGEEKPVTAARRFIQAEGILPPALLLVKRNEHTTDRYFWAEKGLFGAQYVEENHFLFPSLRVLEPSPGQEPLALASR; encoded by the coding sequence TTGGCAAGGAGACGCAAAAGGAAGAGTCGTCGTCGTCAGGAAGGACGACGCATTTTGGAACACGTGCCTCAATATAGCATCGAAAGTGGCGAAGAAAAGCCTGTAACAGCAGCTAGAAGATTCATTCAAGCTGAAGGAATTTTGCCACCAGCGTTGCTACTTGTAAAGCGAAATGAACACACTACAGATCGTTATTTCTGGGCAGAAAAGGGACTGTTTGGTGCTCAATACGTAGAGGAAAACCATTTCTTGTTTCCTAGTTTGAGGGTGTTAGAACCTTCACCAGGTCAAGAACCTCTTGCTTTAGCTAGTCGGTGA
- the nth gene encoding endonuclease III: MGTKIIPVSVTRKSLSKKQRAIEVLARLKRLYPDATCSLNYSTPVQLLVATILSAQCTDERVNKVTPALFGKFPDAESLAIADLVELESLVRSTGFYRNKAKNIQAACRMIVTEFDSVVPNQMEQLLKLPGVARKTANVVLAHAYGINAGVTVDTHVKRLSGRLGLTEHTDPVRIEQDLMGLLPQPDWENWSIRLIYHGRAICKARSPVCVACELADLCPAANQPVVVG, encoded by the coding sequence GTGGGTACAAAAATTATTCCAGTGAGCGTTACCCGCAAATCTTTATCTAAAAAGCAACGGGCGATAGAAGTTTTAGCTCGTCTGAAGCGTCTTTATCCAGATGCTACTTGCTCTTTGAACTACTCAACGCCAGTACAATTGTTGGTGGCAACGATTCTCTCCGCTCAATGTACTGATGAGCGAGTGAATAAGGTGACACCAGCTTTGTTTGGTAAGTTTCCTGATGCTGAGAGTTTAGCGATCGCTGACTTGGTAGAATTAGAAAGTTTGGTGCGTTCAACAGGGTTTTATCGCAACAAAGCCAAGAATATTCAAGCCGCCTGTCGGATGATTGTTACTGAATTTGACTCTGTTGTTCCCAACCAAATGGAGCAATTATTAAAGCTTCCTGGTGTGGCGCGCAAAACAGCAAATGTAGTCCTAGCTCATGCTTATGGCATTAATGCTGGCGTGACAGTAGATACTCACGTCAAGCGCCTCAGCGGACGTTTGGGTTTAACTGAACATACAGACCCCGTTCGGATTGAGCAAGATTTAATGGGTTTATTGCCTCAGCCTGATTGGGAAAATTGGTCAATTCGGCTGATTTATCACGGTCGTGCTATTTGTAAAGCCCGCTCTCCTGTTTGCGTTGCTTGTGAGCTTGCCGATTTATGTCCTGCTGCGAATCAGCCAGTAGTTGTAGGGTAA
- a CDS encoding SH3 domain-containing protein — translation MLSGLTKFILGFFLAIAVIIGGGAAIALYFMNRLSIAPAKPIYSNDSPSVKAQAPKKTEPGGGKPTLTSGTSTESSPSPTSTPTESPKATLSSKPLPAGAYQGRVSWAEGLSLRSQPNQEAEKIGGVAFNQKIIILSESEDKAWQKIRLEGSEQEGWVKAGNTEKVDEQ, via the coding sequence ATGTTGTCTGGCTTAACAAAGTTTATACTGGGGTTCTTCTTAGCGATCGCTGTAATAATAGGCGGCGGTGCTGCAATTGCACTCTATTTTATGAATCGTCTGAGCATAGCCCCTGCCAAACCCATTTATTCCAATGATAGTCCTTCGGTGAAAGCCCAAGCTCCTAAAAAAACTGAGCCTGGAGGAGGTAAGCCCACTCTTACATCTGGGACATCTACTGAATCGTCTCCAAGCCCAACCTCTACTCCCACAGAATCACCAAAGGCTACCCTATCATCAAAACCATTACCAGCAGGAGCTTACCAAGGGCGTGTTAGTTGGGCTGAAGGCTTGAGTTTGCGATCGCAACCAAATCAAGAAGCTGAAAAGATTGGTGGAGTTGCTTTTAATCAAAAAATTATTATTTTGTCAGAAAGTGAGGATAAAGCTTGGCAAAAGATCCGTTTGGAAGGTAGCGAACAAGAAGGTTGGGTGAAAGCAGGTAATACTGAAAAAGTTGATGAACAATAG
- a CDS encoding conjugal transfer protein TrbI — protein sequence MTRLYQWKSGTAALMAIAVTTSVISPLFSLAPANAQYNIGQNRNGQYGNVTIPSGVALPVTYEKETITIAPGESKSLTLRIANDIIDRNRNVLIPAGTKVNGRLESVELDSYSRDTRDDDNQGKGVRFVAQELEFSNGQRQSINATSRTYTTTERVSQKPNTTQVLTDAAIGGGAGLLGSLITGNRRIDDLKPVIGAAAGAGASVLLRKKEGNAFVLRPAQDLKLTLNSNLNLVPQSRY from the coding sequence ATGACACGCCTATATCAATGGAAATCTGGAACTGCTGCACTTATGGCAATAGCAGTTACTACAAGCGTCATTAGCCCCCTATTCAGCTTGGCTCCTGCTAATGCTCAATACAACATTGGGCAAAACAGAAATGGACAATACGGAAACGTTACCATTCCTTCTGGAGTTGCTCTTCCTGTCACCTACGAAAAAGAGACAATTACTATTGCTCCTGGAGAAAGTAAATCTCTAACCTTGAGAATAGCGAACGACATTATCGACAGAAATAGAAACGTCTTAATTCCTGCTGGTACTAAAGTAAATGGACGGCTAGAATCTGTTGAGTTAGATAGTTATTCCAGAGATACAAGAGATGATGATAACCAAGGAAAAGGTGTGCGGTTTGTCGCTCAAGAATTAGAATTTTCTAACGGTCAGCGTCAGTCGATTAATGCAACTTCTCGGACATACACCACAACTGAAAGAGTTTCACAGAAGCCCAACACAACTCAGGTTTTAACTGACGCAGCTATTGGTGGGGGTGCTGGTCTTTTAGGTTCATTAATTACTGGTAATCGCAGAATTGACGATTTAAAACCTGTTATTGGTGCGGCTGCGGGTGCGGGTGCTAGCGTGCTGTTACGGAAAAAAGAAGGAAATGCCTTTGTACTCAGACCTGCACAGGATTTAAAGCTCACTCTGAATTCTAACTTGAATTTAGTACCACAATCCCGCTACTAA
- the rseP gene encoding RIP metalloprotease RseP translates to MSVLAAIAVLAVLILVHELGHFVAARSQGILVNRFSLGFGPVLLKYQGSQTEYAVRAFPLGGFVGFPDDDPDSDVPPNDPNLLRNRPVLDRAIVISAGVIANLIFAYLVLALQLGIVGIPKELNYQAGVVVQPVNQESVAYQAGIREGDIILAVNGQELPASEKSTPLLTKEIQTHPNQQIELKILREKQQQSIKLTPKLGADGKGVVGVALSPNATAIYRRPNGPFEIFGLAANRFQQLFVGTLSGFGQLITNFQQTAGQVSGPVNIVKIGAKLAEDNTVNLLSFAAIISINLAIINILPLPALDGGQLAFLLIEGLRGKPVPSRIQEGVMQTGLVLLLGLGIFLIVKETSQLTSQLEWVQKLFQ, encoded by the coding sequence ATGTCAGTTTTAGCAGCGATCGCAGTCTTGGCTGTTTTGATCTTGGTACACGAGTTGGGGCATTTTGTTGCAGCACGTTCTCAAGGCATTCTCGTTAACCGTTTTTCTTTGGGTTTTGGCCCAGTTCTTTTGAAGTACCAAGGGTCACAAACCGAATATGCTGTCCGCGCCTTTCCCTTGGGCGGCTTTGTGGGCTTTCCCGATGATGACCCCGATAGCGATGTTCCACCCAATGACCCAAATCTGCTGCGTAACCGTCCAGTTTTAGACCGGGCGATAGTTATCAGTGCCGGAGTAATCGCCAATTTAATATTTGCCTACTTGGTGTTGGCTCTGCAATTGGGTATTGTTGGCATTCCCAAGGAATTAAACTATCAAGCTGGTGTCGTTGTACAGCCTGTTAATCAAGAATCTGTTGCCTATCAAGCAGGAATTCGGGAAGGAGATATTATTCTGGCTGTTAACGGTCAAGAACTCCCGGCTTCTGAGAAATCAACTCCTTTGCTGACGAAAGAAATTCAAACTCATCCCAATCAGCAAATCGAACTGAAAATTCTGCGTGAAAAACAACAACAATCCATAAAATTAACTCCGAAATTGGGAGCCGATGGCAAAGGTGTAGTTGGTGTGGCACTTAGTCCAAATGCTACAGCAATTTATCGCCGTCCTAATGGTCCTTTTGAAATTTTCGGTCTTGCTGCTAATAGATTTCAACAATTATTTGTTGGGACACTCAGCGGTTTTGGTCAGTTGATTACCAATTTTCAACAAACTGCTGGACAAGTTTCTGGCCCAGTTAATATTGTCAAAATCGGTGCAAAATTAGCTGAGGACAATACCGTAAATCTGTTGTCTTTTGCGGCTATTATCAGCATTAACTTGGCTATTATCAACATTTTGCCTTTACCAGCCTTGGATGGCGGACAACTCGCTTTTCTGCTAATTGAAGGTTTACGCGGTAAGCCTGTACCGTCCCGGATTCAAGAAGGTGTAATGCAAACTGGTTTGGTGCTACTCTTAGGCTTGGGAATTTTTCTGATAGTCAAAGAAACCTCCCAATTAACTAGCCAATTGGAGTGGGTACAAAAATTATTCCAGTGA
- a CDS encoding DUF3611 family protein, translating into MSQTPDAPSSSSTLRAIAQTFRLTGWISFWIQLVLGVVSSIIVLLFAIFNQRTGSPSNNPGTGFGVFLAICGLVVLGGGIYLAYRYTRIGKQLESSNPSNRPRKSETVQVLRLGLWVNLGGTLVTLLGAQAIVGTLVARSISPQAITTQFFDPTRIISGLDMLVVQANTNTVSAHFAGLVASLWLLNRINRP; encoded by the coding sequence ATGTCACAAACTCCCGATGCCCCATCATCTTCCTCAACTCTTAGGGCAATTGCCCAAACTTTTCGCCTTACAGGTTGGATTAGCTTTTGGATTCAGCTAGTACTAGGCGTTGTTTCTAGCATAATTGTGCTGCTGTTCGCCATCTTTAATCAAAGAACTGGCAGTCCTAGTAATAATCCTGGGACTGGCTTTGGCGTATTTTTAGCAATTTGTGGATTGGTTGTTTTGGGTGGGGGGATTTATTTAGCTTACCGTTACACTAGGATTGGCAAGCAATTGGAATCCTCCAATCCCAGCAACCGCCCTCGGAAAAGCGAGACTGTGCAAGTATTACGCTTAGGGCTGTGGGTGAATTTAGGGGGAACGCTAGTGACTCTTTTGGGGGCGCAAGCGATCGTTGGCACACTGGTAGCACGATCCATATCTCCGCAAGCGATAACTACCCAATTTTTTGACCCTACCCGGATTATTAGCGGTCTAGATATGCTTGTAGTACAGGCAAACACCAACACTGTCTCTGCCCACTTTGCAGGGCTGGTGGCGTCACTTTGGTTACTCAATCGCATTAACCGACCTTAG
- a CDS encoding peptidoglycan-binding protein encodes MKTGVASHLIKLASVYEASESIKVVPIVVNFKFLNWKKLSTGAAMRLLSVALITGLLSIAGQALALQKIGSNGPEVSSSQRCLKKLGYFNGPVTGKFASLTQNAVIKFQQANRISADGVVGISTQRALQRACQSRSSNRNISGAASRSPVGQYPTLSQGQTGAAVTRLQQRLRQLGYFNTNPTGNFGRITKDAVIAFQRSYRITASGIVNQQTWNALMGSSPTPGRSGLSTQQVRELQVRLRQLGYLNADATGNVGPMTREAVIAFQRNNGLPVDGIANAQVLDSVRRVSTGGIQQPGRNYLTVGDRGENVRVVQERLAQLGFSNANPDGLFNDYTRQSVVAFQQYSRINSTGNVDWQTWEALGLNGSTPANYTENNNYVLADTNRYALPPANDYVVPVTNGNTLVADNPYRVIIPISSNDTLSKVQQYIPNAVAEQSGLGDYVNAGAFSDRAQAETLTKKLRSLGLDARVKYN; translated from the coding sequence GTGAAAACAGGGGTAGCTAGCCATTTAATAAAGCTTGCCTCAGTCTACGAGGCATCCGAAAGCATCAAGGTTGTTCCTATCGTAGTTAATTTTAAATTTTTAAATTGGAAAAAGTTATCGACTGGTGCTGCAATGCGTCTTTTGTCTGTGGCTCTGATTACGGGGCTTCTGAGTATTGCTGGGCAAGCTTTAGCACTCCAGAAAATAGGAAGTAATGGGCCTGAAGTTAGCAGTAGCCAGAGATGTTTAAAAAAGTTAGGCTATTTTAACGGCCCGGTTACAGGTAAGTTTGCTAGTTTGACTCAAAATGCTGTGATCAAATTCCAGCAAGCCAATAGAATATCGGCTGATGGAGTTGTGGGTATTAGTACTCAACGAGCCTTGCAACGAGCGTGTCAAAGTAGAAGTTCTAATAGAAATATCAGTGGCGCAGCGTCGCGATCGCCAGTTGGTCAATATCCTACTCTTTCTCAAGGTCAAACTGGTGCAGCCGTCACAAGATTACAACAGCGTCTACGGCAGTTAGGCTACTTTAATACTAATCCCACGGGGAATTTTGGACGAATTACTAAAGATGCTGTAATTGCATTCCAGCGAAGTTATCGCATAACTGCTAGCGGGATTGTGAATCAACAAACTTGGAACGCACTAATGGGTTCCTCTCCAACTCCAGGAAGATCGGGTCTTTCCACTCAACAAGTCAGAGAACTCCAAGTGCGTTTGCGGCAGCTAGGTTATTTAAATGCTGATGCCACTGGGAATGTTGGCCCAATGACTAGAGAAGCTGTAATTGCATTCCAGCGAAATAATGGACTACCTGTTGATGGCATTGCTAATGCCCAAGTTTTGGACTCAGTGCGTAGAGTCTCTACAGGTGGTATTCAACAACCAGGTAGAAATTATCTAACTGTAGGCGATCGCGGAGAAAATGTCAGAGTAGTTCAAGAGCGTTTGGCGCAGTTGGGTTTCTCTAATGCTAATCCTGATGGACTTTTCAACGATTACACCAGACAATCTGTGGTTGCATTCCAGCAATATTCTCGAATTAATTCCACTGGAAATGTAGATTGGCAAACTTGGGAAGCATTGGGGTTGAATGGTTCAACTCCGGCCAATTATACTGAGAATAATAATTATGTATTAGCTGACACTAACCGCTATGCATTACCTCCTGCCAATGACTATGTAGTACCTGTTACCAATGGCAATACATTAGTTGCTGATAATCCTTACAGAGTAATAATTCCAATTTCCAGTAATGATACTCTGAGTAAAGTGCAACAATATATACCCAACGCTGTTGCGGAGCAATCTGGTCTAGGTGATTATGTGAATGCTGGAGCATTTAGCGATCGCGCCCAAGCAGAAACCCTAACGAAAAAGCTCCGCTCATTAGGTCTAGATGCACGGGTAAAATACAATTGA
- a CDS encoding SMC family ATPase — translation MIPVQLILKNFLSYRDATLDFGGLHTACICGSNGAGKSSLLEAITWAIWGESRATVEDDVIYSGAKEVRVDFTFQSNQQKYRVIRTRIRGGTSVLEFQIEIPSGFRSLTSKGVRATQDLILEHIKLDYDTFINSAYLRQGRADEFMLKRPTERKEILAELLKLNQYDDLEERAKESSRQFKARAVELERSLESIKIQLQQREITQAQRVELEAELNQLQQVQAFDNIQLQSLQVVQHQRQNWEQQLNFVKQQYQNLTQDCDRLQQEQSAIGSQLSDLEKILHQEAEIKAGYAQYQSLQSQEEAFAVKFEEHTRAQQNRQQKQQQLTKQIHEIERQLQQAQAQLEALQQQERDIQQTLTKSGEVEAALSQLTAARHHVARLDQLQMQVTPLLQQRATLQSQLDRTHAGLVARLEQLQSTENQLQRQHGRQPQLQQAVMDVAIQIEELEKKRVYLQRVQEKGQERRHFIERLQAHQRDYEKLLGELEQKLQMLQNPEALCPLCERPLDEHHWSRVVEKTQSELEDTQGQFWVVREQMAVSDREIQVLRQEYRDISQQLAGYDGLREQRGQLAAQLEATTDVQQQLQQIAAEKQHLERSLQAGDYAPDKQAELRQLDQYLQQVNYNEQDHALARSEVERWRWAEIKQGQIKDATKRQAQLLARKPELQSQIAQLQAKIQQDQIDSEWAKQIAALERHITEIGYSSEQHNNLRMAAKKAQSWHLRYQQLLSAQQQYPQLQTRLQELEESKSARLTERQKLGGQIESIIQQLQATANPSAQIQTLEQQLAIRRRQLDEQIAKLGRLEQLAHQLETLQIQYDQQQQQLQSCKQEYRVYQELAQAFGKNGIQALMIENVLPQLEAETNQLLSRLSGNQFHVQFITQKAGRSAKSTKKNAKLIDTLDILIADSRGTRAYETYSGGEAFRINFAIRLALAKLLAQRAGAALQLLIVDEGFGTQDAEGCDRLIAAINAIASDFACILTVTHMPHLKEAFQARIEVNKTQEGSQLSLSI, via the coding sequence ATGATCCCAGTACAACTTATCCTCAAAAACTTTCTTAGTTACCGTGATGCAACTTTAGATTTTGGCGGTTTGCATACGGCTTGTATTTGTGGTTCCAATGGTGCGGGTAAATCTTCTCTTTTAGAAGCAATCACTTGGGCGATTTGGGGTGAAAGCCGTGCCACTGTTGAAGATGATGTCATCTATTCTGGTGCAAAAGAAGTTCGGGTTGATTTTACTTTCCAAAGTAACCAGCAAAAATATCGGGTGATTCGCACCCGAATTCGGGGAGGTACTAGCGTCCTTGAATTTCAAATAGAAATACCATCTGGGTTTCGCTCACTCACCAGCAAAGGGGTAAGAGCAACCCAAGATTTGATTTTAGAACACATCAAGCTTGATTACGATACATTTATTAATTCTGCCTACTTACGTCAAGGTCGTGCAGATGAATTCATGCTCAAGCGTCCCACAGAACGCAAAGAAATTTTAGCGGAGTTGTTGAAACTCAATCAGTATGATGACTTGGAAGAACGGGCAAAGGAATCTTCTCGTCAGTTTAAAGCAAGGGCAGTAGAGTTAGAGCGTTCTTTGGAGTCGATAAAAATTCAGCTGCAACAACGCGAGATCACCCAAGCGCAAAGAGTGGAGTTAGAAGCCGAACTCAATCAACTGCAACAGGTACAAGCTTTTGATAATATTCAATTACAAAGTTTGCAAGTTGTCCAGCATCAGCGCCAAAATTGGGAACAACAACTAAATTTTGTAAAGCAGCAATACCAAAATCTTACCCAAGATTGCGATCGCCTCCAACAAGAACAATCAGCTATTGGCTCTCAGCTATCAGATTTAGAAAAAATATTACATCAAGAAGCCGAGATTAAAGCTGGATATGCCCAATATCAAAGTTTACAATCTCAAGAAGAAGCTTTTGCTGTCAAATTTGAAGAACACACCCGCGCCCAACAGAATCGTCAACAAAAGCAACAACAGCTTACCAAACAAATTCACGAAATTGAACGGCAACTGCAACAAGCCCAAGCGCAGCTAGAAGCTTTACAGCAACAAGAGCGAGACATTCAGCAAACTCTGACTAAATCGGGTGAAGTAGAAGCCGCTTTGTCACAACTAACCGCAGCCCGTCACCATGTTGCTCGTCTAGATCAACTGCAAATGCAAGTGACTCCCTTGTTGCAACAACGAGCAACTTTACAAAGCCAACTCGATCGCACTCATGCTGGTTTAGTAGCGCGACTCGAACAACTCCAAAGTACTGAGAACCAATTGCAACGCCAGCATGGCCGCCAACCACAACTGCAACAAGCGGTGATGGATGTGGCAATCCAGATTGAGGAACTGGAGAAAAAGCGGGTTTATCTGCAACGAGTCCAAGAAAAGGGGCAAGAAAGGCGGCACTTTATCGAACGTCTGCAAGCTCATCAACGGGATTATGAAAAACTGCTGGGAGAATTAGAGCAGAAATTACAAATGCTCCAAAATCCTGAAGCACTTTGTCCATTATGTGAGCGTCCACTGGATGAACATCACTGGAGTCGGGTGGTGGAAAAAACCCAAAGTGAGTTAGAGGATACTCAAGGGCAGTTTTGGGTAGTGCGAGAACAAATGGCTGTATCTGACCGAGAAATTCAGGTACTTAGGCAGGAATATCGCGATATATCCCAACAATTGGCAGGTTATGATGGTTTACGGGAACAACGGGGACAGTTGGCAGCCCAGTTAGAAGCGACAACTGATGTGCAACAACAATTACAACAAATTGCTGCTGAAAAACAGCATTTAGAGCGATCGCTCCAAGCTGGTGATTACGCTCCCGATAAACAAGCCGAACTCCGGCAACTAGACCAATATCTGCAACAAGTTAATTATAATGAACAAGACCACGCCCTCGCCCGGAGCGAAGTTGAGCGGTGGCGATGGGCAGAAATTAAACAAGGGCAAATTAAAGATGCAACTAAGCGACAAGCGCAATTATTAGCCCGAAAACCAGAATTACAATCCCAAATTGCCCAATTACAAGCCAAAATTCAGCAGGATCAGATTGATTCTGAATGGGCTAAACAAATCGCGGCTCTTGAGCGTCACATTACTGAAATTGGCTACAGTTCCGAGCAGCATAACAATTTGCGTATGGCTGCAAAGAAAGCTCAATCTTGGCATTTGCGGTATCAACAACTGCTATCAGCCCAGCAGCAATATCCGCAACTCCAGACGAGGTTACAAGAGTTAGAGGAGTCTAAAAGCGCCAGATTAACGGAGCGGCAAAAACTCGGCGGACAAATTGAAAGCATTATCCAGCAACTACAAGCAACAGCTAACCCATCTGCCCAAATTCAAACTTTAGAGCAGCAGTTAGCAATACGTAGACGGCAACTCGATGAGCAAATAGCCAAGTTGGGGCGTTTAGAACAACTGGCGCATCAACTGGAAACGCTGCAAATTCAGTATGACCAACAACAACAACAATTACAATCTTGCAAGCAGGAATATCGTGTTTATCAGGAATTAGCGCAAGCTTTTGGTAAAAATGGTATCCAAGCACTGATGATTGAAAATGTGTTGCCGCAACTGGAAGCTGAAACAAATCAACTGCTTTCGCGGCTGAGTGGAAATCAGTTTCATGTACAATTTATTACTCAAAAAGCTGGGCGCAGTGCTAAATCAACCAAGAAAAATGCCAAGTTGATAGACACTCTAGATATTTTAATCGCCGATTCTAGAGGAACACGAGCTTATGAAACTTACTCTGGTGGAGAAGCCTTTAGAATTAACTTTGCAATTCGTTTAGCTTTGGCGAAACTATTAGCGCAACGGGCGGGGGCGGCGTTGCAATTGTTGATTGTAGATGAGGGTTTTGGTACACAGGATGCCGAAGGATGCGATCGCTTGATTGCCGCAATTAATGCGATCGCCTCCGATTTTGCTTGCATCCTCACTGTCACCCACATGCCCCACCTCAAAGAAGCCTTCCAAGCCAGGATTGAAGTCAATAAAACTCAAGAAGGTTCACAGTTGAGTTTGTCAATTTAA
- a CDS encoding S-layer homology domain-containing protein — protein sequence MFNLNRWQSRTAALMALSITVGTVAPFITSSPSLAQTTFSDVSSNYWAAQFIQQLSQRGVIAGFPDGSFRPEEPVTRAQFAAMVNKAFQKAQQRQPINFADVPSNYWASSAIQQAYTIGFLSGYPGNRFEPNQAIPREQVLVSLANGLEYSPSGNTESTLQYFNDASNIASYARSPIAAATEKKIVVNYPNVNFLNPTATATRAQVAAFIYQALVSSNQASAINSPYVVAVGSTTPTPTSVTIAQGTAIPVKYDKAEKILVTKDETSPLTLTVSQNVVTQDGAVVIPAGSQVVGQLKPATGGSQFVAEKLVLTSGQEYQLNATSDVITKTETVKKGTSVSSIIKNTVLGAGAATAVSAVTGDRAIATEEVLGGAGIGALVGLFFGKNSVDLIAIDPNTDLQMTINQNLLVSLR from the coding sequence ATGTTTAACTTAAATCGTTGGCAATCTAGAACAGCTGCACTCATGGCTTTGAGCATTACAGTCGGTACTGTAGCACCTTTCATTACATCTTCACCATCTTTAGCTCAAACTACTTTTTCTGATGTTTCATCTAACTATTGGGCGGCACAATTTATTCAACAATTATCTCAACGAGGTGTAATTGCCGGATTTCCTGATGGTAGTTTCCGCCCAGAAGAACCGGTGACACGCGCTCAATTTGCTGCGATGGTCAACAAAGCTTTCCAAAAAGCACAACAACGGCAGCCAATCAATTTTGCTGATGTGCCTAGCAACTATTGGGCATCCAGTGCAATTCAGCAAGCTTATACCATTGGTTTCTTATCTGGTTATCCTGGAAATCGCTTTGAGCCTAACCAAGCTATTCCCCGCGAACAGGTTTTAGTTTCCCTCGCTAACGGTTTGGAATATAGTCCTAGCGGTAATACAGAAAGCACTCTGCAATACTTCAACGATGCCTCTAACATCGCTAGCTATGCCCGTAGCCCGATCGCAGCCGCAACTGAAAAGAAAATTGTGGTGAACTATCCGAATGTGAACTTCCTGAATCCAACTGCAACTGCTACACGGGCGCAAGTAGCAGCTTTTATCTACCAAGCATTGGTTAGTTCTAATCAAGCCTCAGCAATTAACTCACCTTATGTTGTGGCTGTCGGATCTACTACTCCAACACCTACATCAGTGACAATTGCTCAAGGGACTGCTATTCCTGTGAAGTATGACAAGGCAGAAAAAATTCTCGTTACAAAGGATGAAACCTCGCCCTTGACATTGACAGTATCCCAAAACGTGGTTACGCAAGACGGAGCTGTAGTGATTCCTGCTGGGAGTCAAGTTGTTGGTCAACTCAAACCTGCTACAGGCGGTTCTCAATTCGTTGCTGAAAAACTGGTTTTGACCAGTGGTCAAGAGTATCAGTTGAACGCTACTTCTGACGTTATTACCAAAACTGAAACTGTCAAGAAGGGTACTAGTGTTAGTTCAATTATCAAGAATACTGTATTGGGCGCAGGTGCGGCAACTGCGGTATCTGCTGTCACAGGCGATCGCGCGATCGCCACAGAAGAAGTCTTGGGTGGCGCTGGTATCGGTGCGTTGGTTGGTCTGTTCTTCGGTAAGAATAGTGTTGACTTAATCGCCATTGACCCAAATACCGATTTACAAATGACCATCAATCAAAACTTGTTGGTTTCACTCAGATAG
- a CDS encoding PadR family transcriptional regulator: MKLEDIYQFFENPPPTYLCQELAVCYILSVLLQGESYGTELIEQLETEYPVYRLSDTVLYSAIKFLEDQKAITGYWKKLEGRGRPRRMYQVSPEWQVQAQDLAFQWLDYINGRKK, from the coding sequence ATGAAACTTGAGGATATATATCAATTTTTTGAGAATCCTCCGCCAACTTACCTTTGTCAGGAACTAGCAGTTTGTTACATACTGTCTGTTTTATTACAAGGTGAATCCTACGGAACCGAGTTGATTGAGCAATTAGAAACTGAGTATCCCGTCTATCGGCTTTCAGATACCGTACTTTACAGTGCAATCAAATTTCTGGAAGACCAAAAGGCAATTACTGGATATTGGAAGAAACTTGAAGGACGGGGACGCCCCAGGCGGATGTACCAAGTTTCTCCCGAATGGCAAGTTCAAGCTCAGGATTTAGCTTTTCAATGGCTTGACTACATCAACGGGAGGAAAAAGTAA